The Cataglyphis hispanica isolate Lineage 1 chromosome 5, ULB_Chis1_1.0, whole genome shotgun sequence genome has a segment encoding these proteins:
- the LOC126849532 gene encoding transcription factor SUM-1 — translation MMTLVTDAVPYAYEATARSPYDGYRHHLHHHHHHHHHPHPHRYRRVYAPTESEYLQEGFIATRVDTDDRARLIGNNAPTSTGSLNYRNDRIRSQSRYALDSDDASSVISADASADLESGSADADETNETSETNETNESESIEHVPHPHVLDAGSPHGPRRCLLWACKACKKKTVTVDRRKAATLRERRRLRKVNEAFEVLKRRTSNNPNQRLPKVEILRNAIEYIESLEALLQGNRPSGHQDHPSVENMNGESSQYVTDRLRQFSDPLARFQPINGFEQTEQALSSQNNGSSLDCLSMIVQSINGPLQPSSENHYSPHH, via the exons ATGATGACCCTCGTGACGGACGCGGTGCCCTACGCCTACGAAGCTACCGCGAGATCGCCCTACGACGGTTACCGTCATCACTTGCATCATCAccatcaccatcatcatcatcctCATCCCCACCGGTATCGGCGTGTTTACGCGCCGACGGAGTCCGAGTATCTGCAGGAGGGATTCATCGCCACTCGGGTGGACACGGATGATCGCGCGAGGCTTATCGGCAATAATGCCCCGACGTCAACCGGCTCCTTGAATTATCGCAACGATCGAATCAG ATCGCAGTCCCGCTACGCCCTCGATTCGGACGATGCCTCGTCAGTGATATCGGCGGACGCTTCGGCAGACCTCGAGTCCGGCTCCGCGGACGCTGATGAGACCAACGAGACTAGCGAGACCAATGAAACGAACGAGAGCGAGTCGATCGAGCACGTGCCGCATCCGCACGTTTTGGACGCTGGTTCGCCGCATGGACCGCGAAGATGCCTTCTGTGGGCCTGTAAAGCTTGCAAAAAGAAGACTGTCACCGTCGACCGGAGGAAGGCCGCTACTTTGCGCGAGAGACGACGCTTGAGAAAG GTTAACGAGGCCTTCGAAGTGCTTAAGAGGAGAACGAGCAACAACCCTAATCAGCGTTTACCGAAAGTGGAGATATTACGGAATGCTATCGAGTACATCGAGAGTCTCGAGGCGCTGCTGCAGGGAAATCGACCCTCCGGACATCAGGACCACCCTTCCGTCGAGAATATG AATGGAGAGTCGTCGCAGTACGTGACGGACAGACTTCGGCAATTCTCGGATCCTTTGGCGAGGTTTCAACCAATTAACG GTTTCGAGCAAACCGAGCAAGCATTGTCTTCCCAGAATAACGGCAGCAGCTTGGATTGTCTCAGTATGATTGTGCAAAGCATTAATGGACCGTTACAACCGTCATCCGAGAATCATTATTCACCTCATCACTGA